ACCACGACTGGCTGTACAGGCTCTTTAAGAAGATGTATCCCGACGAGGAGCCGGTTAAGGTCGATGCTCCGCCCGTTGAGGTCGCCCCCTTTTACCCCGAATTTGAAAGCGTTGAAGATTACATTTCGGCACTGAAGTACTGCATGGAGAGCGAGCTGTTTGCGAAGAAGACCTACGAACTCCTGGCGAAGGTTGCCACTGATGAGGAAAGCCGGGCTTTTGCCCTCAACCTGGCCGCGATGGAGGAGGACCATTACCAGTCGCTCCGCAAGATGTACGAGCTCATACTCTCTCTGGAGGAGCAAGAGATACTTCCGGAAAAGCTCGGACCCGGGGGATACCTTTTCACGGACGAGCTCAAGGCAAAGTACTTCATCATTGACCTTATGAAAAGCGGGGTTTTACTCTCTGCGGCCGTCAGGGAAAAGCCCGAAAAATTCCTTGAGATGTTCGATGGAGCGAGTATCCGAGTGGTCTGGATAACCAAGACGGAAGTGGAGGACTCCATCCGGCCGGATGAGATACCCATCCTTAAAAAGAGGTTCTGCAGGTTCCTGAAAGAGACCTCCGAAAAGGGCGAAACGGGTGCCGTGTTCCTTCAGAACCTTGGCTACTTAGCGCTTGAACTCGGCTTCCGGAACATGATGGACGTTGTCCTCTACCTGAAAGACTGTGCTCTCCTTCACGATGGATACATACTGGCAACAGCGGTTGAAGATGCGTTCAGTCCGCGCGAGTGGGCACTTCTGACGTCCGAACTTAGAAAGATATCCTGATCAGAGCTTCCGCGTTTCCCACACCACGGTTCCATTCTTTTTGACAACCCTGAGGATGCGGTGGTAGGGTATCTGGGCCTCTCCGACGAAGAAGTATCCGTGCCCGAGCTCGATCATCTCAACGGGAATCTTCTTGACATCGCCGTAGGCCCCGCGGTGCTCGATGACTATGTAGTAGTCGCTCTCATTCTCCCGCGGGTCATACTTTATCTTCGCCAGAACTTCCTTCACCGAGCCCTTCCGCATCAGAGCCACCCCAGAAGGCCGTTGATGTTCTCCTCCCACTCCTTGATGACCCAGCCGTGTCCGGGGAGACCGAAGTCAACGTCGTATTTGAGGAGTCTTTCGAGGCTCTTCTGGAGCTTCCAGCCGTTTCCAGTTGGCAGATCAGTCCTCCCGACAGTACCGTTGAAAAGGGTGTCCCCCGTGAACATAATCCTGGTTTCGCCGTCATCAAGGTAGAGACAAGAGCTTCCCGCGGTGTGGCCGGGCGTGTGAATCAGCTCCAGCTCCAACGAGCCTATTCTGAGCCTGTCTCCTTCCTTCATATGAATGTCGACCTTCTGCGGCTTGGACTTCCTCCCGTAGGCGTATGCGAGGATGACGTAGTCGTCTCCCCTTTCAAGAACCTCTGCGGTAGTCTCGTGGGCTGCGAAGAACACCTCTATCCCTTTCTCCTCCAGCCAGTTCTTCAGGACGTAGTTTCCCCCAACATGGTCGAAGTGCTCGTGGGTGTTGAAGATTACCGCCCTTCTTATTCCTGTGAGGTGGCCCTCCCTTTCCCAGATCTGGGCGTAGGCGTGCCAGTTGACGCCTGTGCCGGTGTCTATTATTAGGGCATCCTCTCCACTTCTCACCAGGTATACGTTGGAATCCCACCCGATGCCTCGGAGCATCACGGTATGAGGGGGAACCTCAACCGGCACCAGTTCCCGCGGGAACTCCTCGATGGAGCTTATCTTCATGATCTCACCTCCAAGGGGGCTCGAGGGGGGACCGCTTCTTCATCTCGGGGGGAGCGAGTCCCCGTCAGGAGGGATGAATCTCTTCATCGCCCCATTGAATTAAGCGGGGAGGTTTATAAACTCAATCGCAAAAGCTCATTAGGTGACCCAAATGAAGACCGAACGCGCGAAGGAGATACTCCTTCAGCTCTTGAAGATACCCTCCCCCTCTGGAGGAGAAGACAGGATAATGCTCCACATCATGGAGTTTCTCCACAGGTTGAACTACGATGTCCACATCGAGAGCGACGGTGAGATAATAGATCTGGTCGTAAACCCTGAGGCAGACCTCTTCTACGAGGTTCACGTGGACACGATTCCTATGAGGGCCAAGCCCTTCTTGAGGGGCAACATCGTCTATGGAACGGGTGCGAGCGATATCAAGGGAGGGGCTGCCGCCATACTCCTAATGCTTGAGAACCTGCGCAAGGAAGGGAAGGAACTCAACGTCGGCATCGTCTTCGTCAGCGACGAGGAACACGGTGGAAGAGGAAGCGCCCTCTTCATGGAGAGGTATAAACCAAAGATGGCCGTTGTCCTTGAGCCGACCGACTTGGAGGTTCACATCGCCCACGCCGGCAACATCGAGGCCTACTTTGAGGTGGACGGCAAAGAAGCCCACGGTGCCTGTCCGGAGAGCGGTGTCAACGCCATCGAGGAGGCCTACAAGATGCTGGAGGAGATGAAGAACCTCGAACCATTCAAGAGAAAGGGCAAGTACTTCGACCCCCACATCGGCATCCAGGAGCTGGTCTGCGAGAACCCGGTCTATCTAATCCCCGCGCTCTGCAAGGGGAGGCTTGAGGCGAGGCTTTTGCCCGACCAGGAAGTTGAGGACATACTCGACCTGCTCGACCCAATATTCGACGAGTACACGCTGAAGTACGAGTACACGGAGATATGGGACGGCTACGAGCTTGAGCCGGACGAGGAAATAGTCCAGCTGGCGAAGAAGGCGATGGAGGTTACCGACATAGACGAGTTCGGCGGAATGCGGAGCTGGACGGACGCCATAAACTTCATGTACAACGGGACGAGGACGATAGTCTTCGGGCCGGGCAACCTCGACATATCGCACACCAAGAACGAGCACATCGACGTGAGGGATGTTGTCACTGCCAGCGAGTTTTTGAAGGCCCTGAACGAGATTTACGGGAAGGGCTGAACCCCCGTACATACTCAACCTTTTTAAGCAGGACCCCCCACCGGTAACTGGTGGGGGGCCAAATTTTCGTCGAAGCGTTATCAGGTGCATATCACCTGAGCCCTTCCATGACTGCTCTTTTGATGTTGGAAACGTTTATCTTTTCCAGCGCCGTAGTTGAATGGGTGGTGGGCTTGTCGCTTCTGGCATTGAGGGGAATGTTCATCTTCGGAGGGAAAAAGGAGAAATCAAGCAAAGAAAAGGAAACTGCGGTCCCGAAGAGCTTGAGAGATAAGGTAAGAATAGTAGTAATGCACCACGGAAAGGGGTTGTATTACCTGCTCAGCCGCGCAACGCCGGAACAGGACGTTGCCAAGATTGCGAAGATTCTGGATCACAACCCGCAGATAGGTCAACCGAATGCAACACAATGGTCCGAATACAAAAAAATACGTTGACGAGGCAACGCCGGAGGAAAAAATAATAGCTGTTCACTATCCTTTGCTCCACGCGTTCCTTGCGGTGGCAATGGCGTACCATACGGGTGTTCACAGCAAACGATCTGCTGACGCCGTGGAAGGCCTACTGAATGCACTATACACAAACAGGAGAGATTATGCTTATATCAAACAGAACTACAAGCAGCTCGCGGAAGCACTTGCATATCAGGCTGCAAAGAGAAAAATCACCGCTGATCCTGAAAAAACTGCGAAAGTAATGGAAAATGCGTTCGAGAAGACGTTCAAAATCATAGATAAGTTACTCCCAGAAGTAAATGAAAAGAACCTCGAGATACTTGGGAGGACAATACATAAACACACCGACGACCCCTTCGTCGTTCTCCGGAACGCAGGCATCGACATAGAGCCAGAACTGGAGGAGTTCAGGCAGTTCCTGGCGGAGATCAGCGGGAAGAAGATAGAACCGGCAAAATCGGTCCATCCTTCCTTGGGGGACTCCGAATTCCCGCCCGAGGTCCTCGCCGTGGCAAAGGCCCTCGAATTCTCGGACTTCTCAAAGGGCGCGATGAAAAAGGCTGAAGAAGAGCTCCTGAAGCTCATCGACCTTTTCATCGAAGAGAACAACGCTCAGGCTCTGTTCCACGCGGTCAAGCTCCTCAGGCTTGTCCAGAAGGGGAACGTGGAGGGGATTAAAAGGTTCGGAGGCTGAACCTGAGAACGGCCTTCCTGAGCGGCCTTTCGGGAATTACATAACGGCCCCTTCTTGGGCGGAGAAGCAAACCCGCATCCACGAGGTTTCTTAGTATGTTCTTTATTCTCACCTCCGAGAGCCCGAGAACTGCCTTTACCTCGGTTATTATCTCCTCCGTGCTCGTTCCAGAGGAAGGTCCCTTGGCAACCCTCTTGAGCGCGACGATGTAGCCCGGGGAATGGTATATCCGGATAAAGTTTCTCAGGTCCTCACTCCAAAGCCTGACCGCGTAGTTCATGGTCTCCTCAAGGGCCCGGGAATGGGGCAGGCCCTTTGTCCTCAGTTTCCCGTAGTACGCGAGAAATCCAGGAACCCCCGAGAGTTCGGTGGCGGCTTCTCTCAGCTCCTCTGGTTCAGCGCTGGGCAGGCCCCGTCTTAGGTACTCAAAACCTTCCTCGGCGTTCCAGCGTTCTATGTTGATTCTCTCCACATACCTGGCAAAGAAAGGCTTCTCCCCGCTTGGGTTTATCACCCTTTCAAGGAGGCCTGGCATTGAACCAGTGAGAACAACGGAAATGTTTTCGAATGAGTCTGAGATCGTCTGGAGCAATCCGAGCATGTTTAGGGGTGTGAATCGTGGAAGAACCTGGGCTTCATCAAAAACGATTATGGTTTTTGTTCCCTTTTTGTTTAGAAACCTTAAGAGGCCCAAAAACGCGTTCTGGAACTCCACGATGCTCCCCGGGCGGACGTCCATTTTGACGATACCCAAGTTCAATAAAGCCGAATACTCAAGTTTTCTCTGGGGAATCCTGAGTTTGACTGGTGTCAGCTCTGTATAGCTTATTGCTTCCCGCCCCATCCCAAAAGCAAGGTCGTAGTACAGATAGTAAAATCTCGAACCGTACTTGTTCAGGAAAACGTTTATGACGCTGGTCTTTCCCACCCGTCTGGGCCCGAGAACCGCCACAAACTCCCCGTTCTGGGTAGCTCCCCAAAGCATCTCAATGGCTCTCTTATGTGCCTCACCAAACAGTTCCTCCTCTTTTCTCACGGGCCGTGTGCTGAACAACGTAAACACCCATATACAAGTATTGGGGCGATACTTAAATAACTTTTGGTATTGGTAACCCGTTAGTCGTCTCCGTCTTCCTTCTTCTTATCCACCCAGAAGCGCCTCGTCCTTATGAACTGTCTCTCCCGCTCCATGAGGGCGACGAGGAGGGCATCTCCCTTGTACTGCGCCAGAATCCGAGCGGCTGTATCCGGACCGGTCCCGTAGCTGGCCAGTGCTAAGACGGCCTCAAAGCCGTAGCTGTCAACTAAATCGGCAGCTTTCAACAGCTTCCTATAAACCCTCTCCTCCTTCCTCTCCAGCGGCTTTCCGTGCCGGACCTTCTCAAGCACCGGGAGGAACTCCTCGGCATCTATTGGGTGGGCAACGGCGAGCATCTTCGAGCCGCAGCGCGGACACTGCCTCAGCCCTATGTTCTGAAGCCTCGTCACTTTTGTCTTCGAGTGCCATCCGCAGTTTGTACACACCAGAACGACCTCGTGGTCGAGCAGTCTCTTCCTGAACAGCTCCAGTACCTCGTCCCTTTCCAGGACGCCAGAGAGCAGGAACTCACCGCCAACGGTCATGTTCAGCCTTGCGAGCGTTGAAGGCTCTTTCCTTAAGGATGTCTTCACCCTCATCGTGCCCCTTTTGAGCATCTCAAGGATCAGCTCGCCCCTCTTCACATCGACCTTATCGTGGTACAGCTCGTTGAGGGTCTCCCGCTCAATAACCGTCCCCTCGAAGAGCCTCTCCACGCGCCTTATCTTCGCGTCCCTCCTCAAAGCCCCGAACCGCTTCGCCACGTTCAGCATCCTCCAGCGGTAGGCGTGGGAGTCCCTGAGGGCTCTCGCCACTATGAACTCCAGAGTTTCGGGCTCATGATAGAGGTAGCCCTTAACCTCCTCCGGGTTCAGCTGGAAGGGAGTCTTGAAGACGACTGCGTGGGCCTGTGCTCTAACCGAGAAGACCCTGCCGTAGCGCAGAATCAGAAATGAGTGGACCAGCCTTCCGAGGGCTTCGTTAGCTCGGTTTCCAAAGTCGGCGTGGATGACGAGCGCCTTGGGCGTGCTCTCGACAACGATGTCGCGGTCGGTTGAGAAAATCTCTCCCTTTATTTCTTCGAAGGCCCTCCTCAGCTCTTCCTCGCTGAACTCGACCCCCTCCAGAAGCTCGAGCGCCTTCTTGAAGTTGAAAGCCAACTCTCTCTTCAGCCTACCGACGTCGAGGGCAACGCTGAAGGGAACGGGAATCATCTCGCCCTCCCAGCTCGGTATCGCACTCTCCAGGCTCTTGCTCTCGCGGACCTTCAAAAGCCTTGCCTCGTCATCGATTTTAAGCACTATCCAGCTCCGCCCGTTCATCACGAAGTCCATGCCCTCCTCCAGGTCCATGACGAACCTCTCATCGAGGCGGCCGATGATGTGCCCGCTTCCAGCATCGAAGACCCTCCACGAGACCTCGTCCGGTATCGTCGAGAGGTTCTCGTAGTAGTACTGGAAGGCCCCTCTCCTCAGGTAGAGCAGGCCGCTCTCCTCGTCATAGCCTGCCAGCCGGGCATCCTCCAAAACACGGAGAACGTCGAGATAGTCTCCCCAGCTCAAATCCCTGTAAACGTAGGCCCGCCTCGCTATCTCGTAGGGCCTCTCGCGCGGGAGTTTCTTGTACTCGATGAGCAGGCCGACGACGAAGTGCCCCAAAACGTCCAGACCTCCAATCGGCTCGACGGCCTCAAAGCGCCCTTCAAGGGCGTGCTTCGCTATGATCAAACTCTGGAGGTAGTCCTCAACGTTGGAGGTGATCACGTAGGCCTCGCTGGTTTCACCGATGCGGTGCTTTGCCCTGCCGACGCGCTGAACCAAGCGGTT
This window of the Thermococcus thermotolerans genome carries:
- a CDS encoding DUF835 domain-containing protein, translated to MENKESVTGSMRDIVEALKNKSPKELLSYAIFNEREEAKYYSNLAAKVDRASVKALFLKMSEDSKGHHDWLYRLFKKMYPDEEPVKVDAPPVEVAPFYPEFESVEDYISALKYCMESELFAKKTYELLAKVATDEESRAFALNLAAMEEDHYQSLRKMYELILSLEEQEILPEKLGPGGYLFTDELKAKYFIIDLMKSGVLLSAAVREKPEKFLEMFDGASIRVVWITKTEVEDSIRPDEIPILKKRFCRFLKETSEKGETGAVFLQNLGYLALELGFRNMMDVVLYLKDCALLHDGYILATAVEDAFSPREWALLTSELRKIS
- a CDS encoding DUF504 domain-containing protein, with the protein product MRKGSVKEVLAKIKYDPRENESDYYIVIEHRGAYGDVKKIPVEMIELGHGYFFVGEAQIPYHRILRVVKKNGTVVWETRKL
- a CDS encoding MBL fold metallo-hydrolase, whose translation is MKISSIEEFPRELVPVEVPPHTVMLRGIGWDSNVYLVRSGEDALIIDTGTGVNWHAYAQIWEREGHLTGIRRAVIFNTHEHFDHVGGNYVLKNWLEEKGIEVFFAAHETTAEVLERGDDYVILAYAYGRKSKPQKVDIHMKEGDRLRIGSLELELIHTPGHTAGSSCLYLDDGETRIMFTGDTLFNGTVGRTDLPTGNGWKLQKSLERLLKYDVDFGLPGHGWVIKEWEENINGLLGWL
- a CDS encoding M20/M25/M40 family metallo-hydrolase yields the protein MKTERAKEILLQLLKIPSPSGGEDRIMLHIMEFLHRLNYDVHIESDGEIIDLVVNPEADLFYEVHVDTIPMRAKPFLRGNIVYGTGASDIKGGAAAILLMLENLRKEGKELNVGIVFVSDEEHGGRGSALFMERYKPKMAVVLEPTDLEVHIAHAGNIEAYFEVDGKEAHGACPESGVNAIEEAYKMLEEMKNLEPFKRKGKYFDPHIGIQELVCENPVYLIPALCKGRLEARLLPDQEVEDILDLLDPIFDEYTLKYEYTEIWDGYELEPDEEIVQLAKKAMEVTDIDEFGGMRSWTDAINFMYNGTRTIVFGPGNLDISHTKNEHIDVRDVVTASEFLKALNEIYGKG
- a CDS encoding AAA family ATPase, giving the protein MFSTRPVRKEEELFGEAHKRAIEMLWGATQNGEFVAVLGPRRVGKTSVINVFLNKYGSRFYYLYYDLAFGMGREAISYTELTPVKLRIPQRKLEYSALLNLGIVKMDVRPGSIVEFQNAFLGLLRFLNKKGTKTIIVFDEAQVLPRFTPLNMLGLLQTISDSFENISVVLTGSMPGLLERVINPSGEKPFFARYVERINIERWNAEEGFEYLRRGLPSAEPEELREAATELSGVPGFLAYYGKLRTKGLPHSRALEETMNYAVRLWSEDLRNFIRIYHSPGYIVALKRVAKGPSSGTSTEEIITEVKAVLGLSEVRIKNILRNLVDAGLLLRPRRGRYVIPERPLRKAVLRFSLRTF
- a CDS encoding DEAD/DEAH box helicase is translated as MHLLLKKAIRERFGRLNRLQQDAFKEVSSGKSVLIIAPTGSGKTGAAVLPVFNEILEEGLKPISALYIAPLKALNRDLLERLEWWGRKLGITVEVRHGDTSAYRKAKQTKNPPQMLIITPETLGVILTVKSLRKHLENVKFVIVDEIAELVDNKRGAQLLLGLERLEEIADFRRIGMTATVGNEDEVREWLKADTIVKPSWKKRYRFHVLYPSPTEEDEKLGRELSLSPEIAARLRLLWSIVERHGKALIFTNTRQFAEILAHRLKAWGKSVEVHHGSLSKEARIAAEKALKEGKIRALICTSSMELGIDIGDVDVVIQYMSPRQVNRLVQRVGRAKHRIGETSEAYVITSNVEDYLQSLIIAKHALEGRFEAVEPIGGLDVLGHFVVGLLIEYKKLPRERPYEIARRAYVYRDLSWGDYLDVLRVLEDARLAGYDEESGLLYLRRGAFQYYYENLSTIPDEVSWRVFDAGSGHIIGRLDERFVMDLEEGMDFVMNGRSWIVLKIDDEARLLKVRESKSLESAIPSWEGEMIPVPFSVALDVGRLKRELAFNFKKALELLEGVEFSEEELRRAFEEIKGEIFSTDRDIVVESTPKALVIHADFGNRANEALGRLVHSFLILRYGRVFSVRAQAHAVVFKTPFQLNPEEVKGYLYHEPETLEFIVARALRDSHAYRWRMLNVAKRFGALRRDAKIRRVERLFEGTVIERETLNELYHDKVDVKRGELILEMLKRGTMRVKTSLRKEPSTLARLNMTVGGEFLLSGVLERDEVLELFRKRLLDHEVVLVCTNCGWHSKTKVTRLQNIGLRQCPRCGSKMLAVAHPIDAEEFLPVLEKVRHGKPLERKEERVYRKLLKAADLVDSYGFEAVLALASYGTGPDTAARILAQYKGDALLVALMERERQFIRTRRFWVDKKKEDGDD